Proteins found in one Alteromonas macleodii genomic segment:
- a CDS encoding PqiC family protein — MIMQVKTFSFNKDNKSLKIIILAVLFSFLSACSSAPNALTYYLLHATNGASVLEGEAKQSIVLDKVTLPEYLKHRGLVYQTSDTNLHISTSHLWAEPVDEGLTKALASALKANNVALVRPGHYASEEAPHISLYINDFVSTYEGEVIFSGQYAVSRASEAASIHSFTFKAPLSNDGFASSIKAMRSAIEKLAVDMNTTINQQS, encoded by the coding sequence ATGATAATGCAGGTTAAGACTTTTTCTTTCAATAAGGATAACAAATCGCTAAAAATCATTATTTTAGCTGTATTGTTTTCTTTTTTATCTGCATGCAGTAGCGCCCCTAATGCACTGACTTATTACTTACTTCACGCAACGAACGGTGCTTCTGTTTTAGAAGGCGAGGCGAAACAAAGCATCGTTTTAGATAAAGTAACATTGCCAGAGTATCTAAAGCATAGAGGCTTGGTGTATCAAACCAGCGACACTAATCTTCACATTTCTACCAGCCATTTATGGGCAGAACCCGTAGATGAAGGGCTTACTAAAGCCCTCGCTAGTGCTTTAAAAGCGAATAATGTAGCGCTTGTTCGCCCCGGCCATTACGCAAGTGAAGAAGCACCGCATATATCTTTATACATCAATGATTTTGTCAGCACATACGAAGGTGAAGTAATATTTTCCGGGCAATACGCAGTTTCGCGTGCTTCAGAAGCAGCCAGCATTCACTCATTTACGTTCAAGGCTCCGCTTAGCAACGATGGCTTTGCATCCAGCATAAAAGCCATGAGGTCAGCGATAGAAAAGCTGGCGGTAGATATGAATACAACGATTAACCAACAAAGCTAA
- the pqiB gene encoding intermembrane transport protein PqiB, producing the protein MTTNDPNINEAKVKPTSSVSRIWIIPILVIVIGGWMVYYQWKNQGPLITIELQSASGIEVNKTPIKVRDLDIGQVKKITLNPDLNGVLVTARIDASATHLLNENAKFWVVAPRISFSEVSGLNTLLSGSYIAMSADDKGKEQLHFTALERPPVTPPGTPGLHVMLKSDDEFAYKPGDPIIYKGFKVGEFEDATFNIEERVVYYDAFIEAPYHKLITNTTRFWDVSGVKLLLESNGVSVETGSLETLLANGITFGIPEGVPKGEQVLDNAFFTIYGDSTSASDARFKVAAEYLLLIDESVRGLTVGAPVEYRGIEIGNVTAINSFPAVEGNILERDYPIPVLINIYPGKARQPDTEEGLSAIKQTIRNWLHRDLRASLRMGNVLTGGLYVDLQHVPDADAGNEIAVINGYEVIPTVSNEFTQLTQKADAILDKINQLPLKEMVENVQLAVEDMRLAAESVETASDDFDLLIADIDAKALNSNLNQVLVSLDSLLKNYSEGGFNQSEIKETVDALQETMRNIQPLLLQLNQSPNSLIFSKDDEADIQPKAKN; encoded by the coding sequence ATGACCACAAACGATCCCAACATTAACGAGGCAAAAGTTAAGCCCACTTCATCAGTCTCTCGCATTTGGATTATTCCAATTCTTGTTATCGTTATTGGTGGCTGGATGGTTTATTACCAATGGAAAAACCAAGGCCCACTTATAACCATTGAACTTCAATCAGCTTCGGGTATTGAAGTAAACAAAACCCCAATAAAAGTGCGCGACTTAGACATTGGTCAGGTAAAGAAAATAACACTGAACCCCGACTTAAACGGTGTACTTGTTACGGCTAGAATTGATGCTAGTGCGACCCACCTGCTCAATGAAAATGCAAAATTCTGGGTGGTAGCTCCTCGTATTAGTTTTTCGGAAGTATCTGGGCTCAATACCCTTTTATCTGGTAGTTATATTGCGATGTCGGCTGACGACAAAGGCAAAGAGCAGCTGCATTTCACTGCGCTTGAGCGCCCACCCGTTACGCCGCCTGGTACCCCTGGCCTTCACGTTATGCTCAAAAGCGACGACGAGTTTGCCTATAAACCTGGCGACCCCATCATCTACAAGGGTTTTAAAGTTGGCGAGTTTGAAGATGCCACATTTAACATTGAAGAACGTGTCGTATATTACGACGCATTCATTGAAGCGCCCTACCACAAGCTAATTACTAACACGACCCGCTTTTGGGATGTCAGTGGCGTAAAACTTCTACTTGAATCAAATGGGGTCAGTGTAGAAACCGGAAGTTTAGAAACCTTATTAGCCAATGGCATTACCTTTGGCATTCCTGAAGGCGTACCAAAGGGTGAACAGGTATTAGACAACGCCTTTTTTACTATTTATGGCGACAGTACCTCTGCCTCAGATGCTCGTTTTAAAGTGGCAGCTGAATATCTTTTGCTCATCGATGAAAGTGTGAGAGGGCTCACTGTCGGAGCCCCCGTTGAATATCGAGGCATTGAGATTGGTAACGTCACAGCAATTAACTCGTTCCCTGCTGTTGAAGGAAACATTCTGGAAAGGGACTACCCTATTCCAGTGCTCATCAACATCTACCCAGGGAAGGCGCGACAACCTGATACCGAAGAAGGGCTAAGTGCCATAAAGCAGACCATTAGAAATTGGCTGCACCGAGATCTCAGGGCTTCACTTCGCATGGGTAATGTTTTGACCGGTGGTCTTTACGTAGACTTACAGCATGTTCCTGACGCCGACGCAGGCAATGAAATCGCCGTCATTAACGGTTATGAAGTAATTCCTACCGTAAGTAACGAGTTTACTCAGTTGACACAAAAAGCTGATGCGATCTTAGATAAAATTAACCAGCTACCCCTTAAAGAAATGGTTGAGAACGTACAGTTAGCCGTTGAAGATATGCGTCTAGCGGCAGAATCAGTAGAAACCGCGAGTGACGACTTCGATTTACTTATTGCAGATATTGATGCCAAAGCCCTTAACAGTAACCTTAATCAGGTTCTTGTGAGCCTCGATAGCCTGCTGAAAAATTACAGTGAGGGTGGCTTTAATCAATCTGAAATTAAAGAAACCGTCGATGCCTTACAAGAAACCATGCGCAATATTCAGCCGTTGCTTTTGCAATTAAATCAGTCTCCGAACAGCTTGATATTTTCCAAAGATGACGAGGCAGATATTCAGCCCAAGGCAAAGAATTGA
- a CDS encoding paraquat-inducible protein A — translation MAESNTLSIVCEQCHTKVHIPALAHRQRAVCPVCSHTLVSYRVGASEKLLAYAFSALIFLLLSLPFNFLTFKASGQKHSIDLPTGITVLIENDYLSLAIITSLATLLLPGMVLAGLLLLSLAQIQNRRPFYLARLYKLVKALLPWSMAEIFLVGTLVSLIKITELADVSIGLSFYAFVGFSAFTALCIYQFDTTSYALWMSQGQPPQPKPLCEKQAQVSIQRTWALLLTACILYIPANMLPIMYTEFFGQETPNTIIGGVISLWESGSYPVAIIILIASVVVPVAKILILAWLNFSVQREKTTSKQLRIRYYRITEAIGRWSMIDVFVVAVLVSLIQMGNTMSIYPGQAALAFCAVVFVTMIAAMTFDSRLIWQQWKQLP, via the coding sequence ATGGCTGAATCTAATACGTTATCTATAGTTTGTGAGCAATGCCATACTAAGGTTCACATACCCGCGCTAGCGCACAGACAAAGAGCAGTTTGCCCTGTTTGCAGCCACACGTTAGTTTCGTATCGCGTCGGTGCCAGCGAAAAGCTACTCGCTTATGCTTTCAGCGCGCTTATTTTTTTATTGCTCTCGTTACCCTTTAACTTTTTGACATTTAAAGCGAGCGGGCAGAAGCATAGTATCGACTTGCCAACGGGCATTACCGTGCTTATTGAAAATGACTACTTATCCCTTGCGATAATAACCAGTTTAGCCACGCTATTACTACCCGGAATGGTCCTCGCTGGCTTGTTACTGCTTTCTTTAGCTCAAATACAAAACCGTCGCCCCTTTTACTTGGCTAGACTGTATAAGCTGGTTAAAGCGCTTTTGCCATGGAGCATGGCTGAGATATTTCTAGTAGGAACCTTGGTCAGTCTAATTAAAATAACCGAGTTAGCCGATGTATCTATAGGGCTGTCGTTTTATGCGTTTGTCGGCTTTTCAGCATTTACTGCCCTTTGTATATATCAGTTCGACACGACAAGTTATGCCTTGTGGATGTCACAAGGTCAGCCTCCACAACCCAAACCCCTATGCGAAAAACAAGCGCAAGTGAGTATTCAGCGCACATGGGCATTATTGTTAACCGCTTGTATTTTATATATTCCTGCTAATATGCTGCCAATTATGTATACTGAATTTTTTGGTCAAGAAACACCAAATACCATTATTGGCGGTGTTATTTCACTTTGGGAATCTGGCTCGTATCCGGTTGCGATAATCATCTTAATTGCCAGCGTGGTTGTTCCGGTTGCGAAAATATTAATTCTTGCTTGGCTTAATTTTTCCGTACAGCGAGAGAAAACCACTTCAAAACAATTACGTATACGTTACTACCGCATTACCGAGGCAATAGGTCGCTGGTCGATGATAGACGTTTTTGTGGTAGCAGTACTGGTGTCTCTCATACAGATGGGAAACACTATGTCTATTTATCCGGGCCAAGCGGCACTCGCCTTTTGCGCCGTAGTATTTGTAACAATGATAGCCGCGATGACATTTGATTCGAGGCTTATTTGGCAGCAGTGGAAACAATTACCATGA
- a CDS encoding fibrobacter succinogenes major paralogous domain-containing protein, protein MMTSTPAEPASINGTSKEIENTVSTFQDLEGNRYKTVKIGKLEWFAENLRATQFQDGSPVASGFIPKDDKKNLLKYGRLYHWQDVNDQRKLYPSGWRIATDEDWQSMERAIGIAQSELSKEGWRGNNDIAITLKAEQPDTLFKEFDQAKVNQSHFGAMPAGVKIGNWYITQGMYTEFWTSTSATDKEAYARTLAYSWWNSHKGEIRRAKLNKDYMSSVRCVRDAK, encoded by the coding sequence ATGATGACATCTACGCCCGCAGAGCCTGCTTCGATTAATGGCACAAGCAAAGAAATTGAAAACACTGTGAGTACTTTTCAAGATTTAGAAGGTAATCGCTATAAAACCGTTAAAATAGGTAAACTTGAATGGTTTGCAGAGAACCTAAGAGCTACCCAATTTCAAGATGGAAGCCCTGTTGCATCAGGGTTTATTCCAAAAGATGACAAAAAGAACCTACTTAAATATGGAAGGCTTTATCATTGGCAAGACGTAAATGACCAGCGAAAGCTGTATCCTAGTGGATGGCGTATAGCTACCGATGAAGATTGGCAAAGTATGGAACGCGCTATTGGTATAGCACAAAGCGAGCTTTCGAAAGAGGGCTGGCGCGGAAATAATGATATTGCTATTACTTTAAAAGCAGAACAGCCTGATACTCTATTTAAAGAGTTTGATCAGGCTAAAGTTAATCAATCTCACTTTGGCGCTATGCCAGCAGGTGTAAAAATAGGCAACTGGTATATCACGCAAGGCATGTACACCGAGTTTTGGACAAGTACTAGCGCCACTGATAAAGAGGCGTACGCTCGCACCCTCGCCTATTCGTGGTGGAACTCACATAAGGGCGAAATTAGAAGAGCTAAGCTTAACAAAGACTATATGTCTAGCGTTCGTTGTGTACGAGATGCCAAGTAG
- a CDS encoding SDR family oxidoreductase, producing MAKSNQFGKGGWTPSRIENAKDKTFLITGANTGAGYEATRILLSKGAKVVMLNRSPSKSHDAIATLKQEFGDDANVSYIRLDLSSLNAVRQSAKEILTRVPVIDALICNAAIAQISTQQFTEDGFESQLGVNHYGHFLLCGLLFDRINESKGSIVVVASEGHKMGLRTMQFDDMNWDKNYNPNKVYSQSKLAQMMFAYELQDKVKAHNKQVKVFVCHPGASNTTLIRESASFLTRISWSFMVKIGLAQSAEKGAYPEVMCATEDKIKQRAYYGPTGLMNFGGPVGECKLEDFVVDKKVLTKLWAVSEEATGFAWSF from the coding sequence ATGGCAAAGAGCAATCAATTTGGAAAAGGCGGGTGGACGCCTTCGCGTATTGAAAACGCAAAAGATAAGACATTTTTAATAACAGGCGCAAATACGGGCGCGGGGTATGAAGCAACACGAATTTTGCTTTCAAAAGGTGCGAAAGTAGTCATGCTGAACCGAAGCCCGAGCAAATCCCATGACGCTATCGCTACGCTAAAACAAGAGTTTGGCGACGATGCCAATGTCAGCTATATACGCCTTGACCTAAGCAGCCTTAATGCTGTGAGACAATCAGCTAAAGAAATTCTAACGCGCGTTCCAGTGATTGACGCGCTGATTTGTAATGCTGCTATTGCGCAGATTTCAACGCAACAATTCACTGAAGATGGCTTTGAAAGTCAATTAGGCGTTAACCACTACGGGCACTTTTTACTGTGCGGTTTGTTATTCGATCGTATTAATGAATCGAAGGGAAGCATTGTAGTCGTTGCCAGTGAAGGACACAAAATGGGGCTAAGAACCATGCAGTTTGACGACATGAACTGGGACAAAAATTACAACCCCAATAAGGTATACAGTCAGAGTAAACTGGCGCAAATGATGTTTGCGTACGAGCTTCAAGACAAAGTAAAAGCACATAACAAGCAAGTGAAGGTATTTGTGTGTCACCCCGGCGCTTCGAACACTACTCTTATACGAGAAAGCGCTAGCTTTTTAACACGCATTTCTTGGTCTTTTATGGTGAAAATAGGCTTGGCTCAATCTGCAGAGAAAGGCGCCTACCCTGAAGTGATGTGTGCCACCGAAGATAAAATTAAACAGCGTGCCTATTATGGTCCAACGGGTCTAATGAATTTTGGCGGTCCCGTTGGAGAATGTAAATTAGAGGATTTTGTCGTAGACAAAAAAGTGCTAACAAAGCTTTGGGCCGTGTCAGAAGAAGCAACAGGCTTTGCCTGGTCGTTTTAG
- a CDS encoding AraC family transcriptional regulator, translated as MNKALIKQLIEDKVESSGLYDTGIDGVQLFKITQPIECGPVVYEPSLTAIVYGGKEAILNGEKHTFNTSKYTCCTMSMPVEAGIPDASEDSPLLGVYISLNSRMMTDLAIEFESVGGNFRQSSASSVPSGIASAHWDANFTEALYRLLLLTDNATDIAMLSSARLRELYYSVLKGEAGNTVRGSFGLGNAIGRAIEYLASHVAENVTIDDMASKVGMSKAVFHRKFKQATNMSPIQFVKSMRLNNAAKRIADGTNVSVAAMDVGYVSSSQFSRDFKRMYGLSPKQWEKENKARAATMLQ; from the coding sequence ATGAACAAAGCACTAATAAAGCAATTAATTGAAGATAAAGTGGAAAGCAGCGGTTTATACGATACCGGGATCGATGGTGTTCAACTTTTTAAAATAACACAGCCCATCGAATGTGGCCCTGTGGTGTACGAACCGTCACTAACCGCTATTGTTTACGGTGGAAAGGAAGCTATTTTAAATGGAGAAAAGCACACGTTTAATACCAGTAAATACACGTGCTGCACTATGTCTATGCCTGTAGAAGCGGGTATTCCCGACGCTTCGGAAGATAGTCCTCTATTGGGTGTATATATTTCATTAAATAGCAGAATGATGACTGATTTAGCCATAGAGTTTGAAAGTGTAGGCGGTAATTTTCGTCAATCGTCAGCTTCGTCTGTACCCTCGGGTATTGCTTCTGCACATTGGGATGCTAATTTCACCGAAGCTTTATACCGCTTACTTCTGCTCACCGATAACGCTACCGATATAGCTATGTTATCGAGTGCACGCTTACGTGAACTGTATTACTCGGTATTGAAAGGGGAGGCTGGTAACACAGTAAGAGGTAGCTTTGGGTTAGGTAACGCCATAGGGCGCGCTATTGAATACCTGGCCTCCCATGTGGCTGAGAATGTCACTATTGACGATATGGCGAGCAAGGTTGGAATGAGTAAGGCTGTATTTCATCGTAAGTTTAAGCAAGCCACCAATATGTCGCCTATCCAGTTTGTAAAATCGATGAGATTAAACAACGCGGCAAAACGTATAGCTGACGGCACAAATGTAAGTGTTGCAGCGATGGATGTCGGCTATGTAAGCTCATCGCAATTTAGCCGAGATTTTAAGCGAATGTATGGCTTGTCGCCGAAGCAATGGGAAAAAGAGAATAAAGCTAGAGCCGCGACTATGTTGCAGTAG
- the asnS gene encoding asparagine--tRNA ligase yields MTHAPVVDVLKGKYAVGESVTVKGWVRTRRDSKAGLSFIALHDGSCFDPVQVIALNSLSNYADIQRLTAGCSLSVTGTVKESQGQGQSLEIDATEVEIVGLVENPDTYPMAAKRHSIEYLREYAHLRPRTNVIGAVTRVRNCLSQAIHRFFHEKGYYWISTPILTASDTEGAGEMFRVSTLDMMNLPLDDKGNVDYSEDFFGKETYLTVSGQLNVETYCTAMSKVYTFGPTFRAENSNTSRHLAEFWMIEPEVAFAELKDVAQLAEDMLKYVCKAVLEELPDDMAFFAQRIKKDAVERLEKLVSSDFVRMDYTDAIEILQNCGKKFEFPVEWGIDLSSEHERYLAEEHVGAPIIMQNYPKDIKAFYMRINDDGKTVAAMDVLAPGIGEIIGGSQREERLDVFDARLDEMGLSKEDYAWYRDLRRYGTVPHSGFGLGFERLVAYVTGMQNVRDVIPFPRTPGNASF; encoded by the coding sequence ATGACGCATGCGCCCGTAGTTGACGTGCTTAAAGGTAAGTACGCCGTTGGCGAATCGGTAACCGTTAAGGGTTGGGTAAGAACACGCCGCGACTCTAAAGCGGGGTTATCATTTATTGCACTACACGATGGTAGTTGCTTCGATCCTGTACAAGTTATTGCGCTAAATTCTCTGTCAAATTACGCCGATATCCAGCGCCTTACTGCTGGTTGCTCATTGTCGGTAACCGGTACAGTGAAAGAATCGCAAGGCCAAGGGCAATCACTAGAAATTGATGCTACCGAGGTAGAAATTGTAGGTTTGGTTGAAAACCCTGATACCTACCCAATGGCGGCAAAGCGCCACAGCATAGAATATCTACGTGAATACGCACACCTGCGCCCGCGTACTAATGTTATTGGTGCGGTCACCCGTGTACGTAACTGTTTATCTCAAGCTATCCATCGCTTCTTCCACGAAAAGGGCTACTACTGGATCTCTACCCCAATTCTTACGGCTAGCGATACAGAAGGTGCAGGTGAAATGTTCCGCGTATCAACACTTGATATGATGAACCTTCCACTAGACGATAAAGGCAACGTTGATTACTCAGAAGATTTCTTCGGTAAAGAAACTTACCTAACAGTATCAGGTCAGCTTAACGTTGAAACATACTGTACGGCTATGTCTAAGGTATACACCTTCGGACCTACGTTCCGTGCAGAGAACTCAAATACCTCTCGTCACCTTGCCGAGTTCTGGATGATTGAACCTGAAGTGGCGTTTGCTGAATTAAAAGACGTAGCACAGCTTGCTGAAGACATGCTGAAGTATGTGTGTAAAGCGGTACTAGAAGAATTGCCTGATGATATGGCATTCTTCGCCCAGCGCATCAAAAAAGATGCGGTTGAGCGTTTAGAAAAGCTAGTTAGCTCTGACTTCGTTCGCATGGATTACACCGACGCTATTGAAATTCTTCAAAATTGCGGCAAGAAATTCGAATTCCCGGTTGAATGGGGTATTGATTTGTCTTCTGAGCATGAGCGTTACCTTGCCGAAGAGCATGTTGGTGCACCAATCATCATGCAGAACTATCCAAAAGATATTAAAGCCTTCTACATGCGTATTAACGATGACGGCAAAACCGTTGCAGCAATGGACGTGCTAGCGCCAGGTATCGGCGAAATTATCGGTGGTTCACAGCGTGAAGAACGTTTAGATGTATTCGACGCTCGTCTTGATGAAATGGGACTATCTAAAGAAGATTACGCATGGTATCGCGACCTTCGCCGCTACGGCACTGTACCTCACTCAGGTTTCGGTCTAGGTTTCGAACGTCTTGTTGCATACGTAACCGGCATGCAAAACGTACGTGACGTTATCCCATTCCCACGTACACCAGGTAACGCTAGCTTCTAA
- a CDS encoding calcium/sodium antiporter codes for MLLASLAILIGLPVLLWSAGKFVGGAASVANHFGVSPLLIGMLIIGFGTSAPEIIVSIFAAYQGNSGIALGNAYGSNIANILLILGLTAVISPIAVRSEIIKKELPVLLGITFFAVWQVWDLTVSKDDAFSLLGLFVLLISWSIYHAMKGDKDALAEEYDEEINSNEGTVKTHVIWLIAGLLLLVASSRMLVWGAVEYATFFGVSDTIIGLTVIAIGTSLPELASSLMAVKKGEHDLAIGNVIGSNMFNTLTVVGIAGTIQPMTVGAEFLYRDAMVMFVSTVALFIFCIGIKRQGRLNRLEGGAFVLAYIAYTYWLVQAAFI; via the coding sequence ATGTTACTAGCCAGTCTGGCTATTCTAATCGGTTTACCAGTACTGCTTTGGAGTGCAGGAAAATTTGTGGGTGGCGCCGCATCAGTCGCTAATCATTTTGGTGTTTCCCCCCTATTAATAGGTATGCTTATTATTGGGTTTGGTACGTCGGCTCCTGAAATCATCGTCTCCATCTTCGCTGCGTATCAGGGCAACTCGGGCATTGCGTTGGGAAATGCCTACGGCTCGAATATCGCAAACATTTTGCTAATTTTAGGCTTAACCGCCGTCATTAGCCCTATTGCGGTCAGATCGGAAATTATCAAAAAAGAATTGCCCGTATTACTGGGTATCACTTTTTTTGCTGTGTGGCAGGTATGGGATTTAACGGTTTCCAAAGATGATGCGTTTTCTTTGCTAGGACTATTTGTACTGCTGATTTCATGGAGTATCTATCATGCAATGAAAGGCGATAAAGACGCCCTCGCAGAAGAATACGACGAAGAAATCAACAGCAACGAAGGCACGGTTAAAACCCATGTTATATGGCTGATTGCCGGTTTGTTACTACTTGTTGCAAGCTCTCGCATGCTTGTGTGGGGCGCAGTGGAATACGCAACCTTCTTTGGTGTAAGTGATACGATTATCGGGCTTACGGTGATAGCCATTGGTACATCACTACCCGAACTCGCTTCATCATTAATGGCAGTTAAAAAAGGCGAGCATGATTTAGCGATTGGTAATGTGATTGGCTCTAATATGTTTAATACCCTAACCGTTGTGGGTATTGCAGGGACGATACAACCTATGACAGTAGGGGCTGAGTTCTTATACCGTGACGCTATGGTTATGTTTGTCTCTACCGTGGCACTTTTCATTTTCTGTATCGGTATTAAACGTCAAGGTCGTCTTAATCGTCTAGAAGGTGGAGCATTTGTGCTTGCCTACATTGCTTATACCTACTGGTTAGTTCAGGCAGCATTTATATAA
- a CDS encoding RimK family protein — protein sequence MHNTLIVTDDVTPFRNSSLTVLTFQEYLAEFPKLNEPKTRVINICDTTRYLSEGYYCSLLAQARNHSVLPSVNTVNDLRMAEEKSVDRIAFSLQVSQDNTEIKNEPILVLFGEVKDQRFKRLARQAFEKYPYPILMLSLVVTDKSVLPKTKGKAQIEGFATLQARAFKDLDAVQQEHFIQQLEVHTKIQWKAGKASKRTRWDMAILVNPEESTPPSDERAIKSFVKAAEKVGFRADVVSRLSQEELGHYDALFIRETTAIDHHTYRLARAAEREGIVVMDDTQSILRCCNKVYLQDAFAYQKVPAPKATFVSSATDEVCEKLMADFGLPLVLKLPESSFSRGVHKAENKDALKTRLEQMLAESALVLVQEYIFTEFDWRIGVLGGKPIYACQYFMVRNHWQIYNHQGDRFSSGGFTTMPTFEVPKPVLQAAIKAAKAVGNGLYGVDIKQTGNAVYVIEVNDNPSIDSGVEDKYLGKELYELIMQEFANRLEQRGR from the coding sequence ATGCACAACACCTTGATTGTTACTGATGATGTTACCCCTTTTCGTAACTCTTCATTAACCGTACTTACTTTTCAAGAATATCTTGCTGAATTCCCAAAGTTAAACGAACCCAAAACCCGGGTTATCAATATTTGCGATACCACGCGATATTTGAGCGAGGGCTATTACTGTTCGCTGCTGGCTCAGGCGCGTAACCATTCGGTATTGCCATCAGTAAATACCGTTAATGATTTACGTATGGCCGAAGAGAAAAGTGTCGATCGCATCGCTTTTTCCTTACAGGTATCTCAAGACAACACTGAAATTAAAAATGAACCTATATTAGTACTTTTCGGTGAAGTGAAAGATCAGCGCTTTAAACGTTTGGCCCGCCAAGCGTTCGAAAAATATCCGTATCCGATATTGATGTTAAGCCTTGTGGTTACCGATAAAAGTGTTTTGCCCAAAACGAAGGGTAAAGCGCAAATTGAAGGCTTTGCCACGTTGCAGGCGAGAGCATTTAAAGATTTAGATGCAGTGCAGCAAGAACACTTCATTCAGCAGCTTGAAGTACACACAAAAATACAGTGGAAAGCAGGTAAAGCAAGTAAGCGCACGCGTTGGGATATGGCCATTTTGGTTAACCCTGAAGAGAGCACGCCGCCTAGTGATGAACGCGCCATTAAAAGTTTTGTGAAAGCAGCTGAAAAAGTGGGTTTTCGCGCAGATGTGGTGAGTCGCCTGTCGCAAGAAGAATTGGGGCACTATGATGCATTGTTCATTCGTGAAACCACGGCGATTGACCATCATACTTACCGTTTAGCGCGTGCCGCAGAGCGAGAAGGCATAGTGGTTATGGACGATACGCAGTCAATTCTGCGCTGCTGTAACAAAGTGTACCTGCAGGACGCGTTTGCTTATCAGAAAGTACCGGCGCCGAAAGCCACGTTTGTATCGAGCGCTACCGATGAAGTATGCGAAAAACTAATGGCTGACTTTGGTTTGCCGCTTGTTTTAAAACTGCCAGAGAGCTCGTTTTCACGCGGCGTGCACAAGGCTGAAAATAAAGATGCGCTAAAGACGCGTTTAGAACAAATGCTGGCTGAATCGGCGCTTGTTCTGGTTCAGGAATATATATTCACTGAATTCGACTGGCGAATTGGTGTTTTAGGTGGTAAACCTATCTACGCTTGCCAGTATTTTATGGTGCGCAACCATTGGCAGATATACAACCATCAGGGAGATAGATTCTCTTCGGGCGGTTTTACCACAATGCCCACATTTGAAGTTCCCAAGCCGGTACTACAAGCCGCTATAAAGGCCGCGAAAGCCGTGGGTAATGGTCTGTACGGTGTCGATATTAAGCAGACCGGAAATGCTGTTTATGTTATTGAAGTAAACGACAACCCAAGTATCGACTCGGGAGTCGAAGATAAATATTTAGGCAAAGAACTGTACGAATTGATTATGCAGGAATTTGCTAACAGGCTGGAGCAAAGAGGGCGATGA